Within the Agromyces ramosus genome, the region CTCGAGCGACTGCGCCTCGTCGACGATCACGAACGCGTCGTGCAGCGAGCGCCCTCGGATGTGGGTGAGCGGGAGCACCTCGAGGATGCCGCGGTCGATGACCTCCTCGAGCACGTTGTCGGAGACCACGGAGCCGAGGGTGTCGAACACCGCCTGCCCCCACGGATTCATCTTCTCTCCCTGGTCGCCCGGCAAGTACCCGAGCTCCTGGCCACCCACCGCGTAGAGCGGGCGGAACACCATGATCTTCTTGTGCTGCTGTCGTTCGAGCACCATCTCGAGGCCGGCGCAGAGCGCGAGCGCCGACTTGCCGGTCCCGGCGCGACCGCCGAGCGAGAGGATGCCGATCTCGGGGTCGAGCAGCAGGTCGATCGCGAGCCGCTGCTCGGCTGAGCGGCCGTGCACGCCGAACACGTCCCGATCGCCCCGCACGAGCTTGACCTCGCGTTCGCCGACGACGCGGCCGAGTGCCGAGCCGCGCTCGGAGTGGATGACGAGCCCGGTGTTCACCGGCATCCCCTCGACCTCTGCGGTGGTCATCGCCTCGTGCTCGTAGAGCTTCGCCATGTCGTTGGAACCGAGCGAGAGCTCCCCCATGCCGGTCCAGCCGGAATCGAGGGCGAGCTCGGCGCGGTACTCCTGGGCGTCCAGGCCGATCGACGCGGCCTTGACGCGGAGCGGCAGGTCTTTCGAGACGACGGTGACCGCGATGCCGTCCTGTGCGAGGTTCGCCGCACACGCGAGGATCCGCGAGTCGTTGTCGCCGAGCTGGAGTCCGCTCGGAAGCACCGACGGGTTCGAGTGGTTGAGCTCGACCCTGAGCGAGCCGCCCTCGCCGACGGGGATCGGGAAGTCGAGTCGCTCGTGCTCGATGCGCAACTCGTCGAGGATGCGGAGGGATTGCCGTGCGAAGTAGCCGATCTCGGGGTCGTTGCGCTTCGCCTCGAGTTCGGTGATGACGACGACCGGCAGGACCACCGCGTGTTCGGCGAATCGGAACAGTGCCCTCGGATCCGAGAGCAGCACCGACGTGTCGAGCACGTACGTCCGTTCGGACTGCGCCACCGGCGCAGCAGACGCCTCACCGGACTGCGCCTTGGCGCGCCCCGCGACTCGACCGACGGACTTGGAGGTTTCAACAGAAGCCACGACCGCTCCCACCCCGAGCATGTCGCTCGGCTCTCGCGCCGGCCGGCGATCCTCCTACGAGCGGTTCACGAGCCGACTCGATCAGGCACCTTGCCCGATGCCTCAGACGCTACGACTGCGGCGGCGAATCCACGCGACCGACACGCGGGGCGCCACACGGTGTTCACCGAAACGCGGCACGGAGGTCGTTGAGACGGCGGGTCAGTACGACGCGGCGGTGCTGTACGAGACGAACGCCCCCCGGAGCATGTCGAACGTCTCCTCGGATGTCGCGGCGTGCAACGAGAGTCGCACCTGGCCGAGCCTCGTCGTGGCGGTGACCCCGTGGTTATGGAGCGACGCGGTGAGCAGCGTGACCTGCTCGGCGGGCGGCTCGAGCACGACGATTCCGGCTCGCTCCCGCTCGTCGCGCGAGGAGACGACCGCGATCGCGAACTCGTCGGCCAGGCCGATCGCCCGGCTCACGCCCTCGGCGACCGCCGCGTTGATCGCGGGGACGCCGACGCGGTCGATCTCCTCGAGGGCCGCGGCGAAACGGGCGGCGGCGATCGGGTCCTGATGCGAGATGCGGAACGCCCGGGCGTCAGGGGCGGGCGGGGGCACTTCGCCCCACGGCTCCGCCTCTTCGGTGCCGGTGAACCCCGAGAACACCGGGGTGAGTCGCTCGAGCGCCCGAGTGGAGAGCGCCATGATGCCGGTGCCCCACCCGGCGCGGCACCACTTCTGCCCACCCGTGAGCACGACGTCGGCCGCCTGCCAGGGCGCATCGACGACGCCGAAGCCCTGGATCGCGTCGACGATGAGCAGCCGGTCGCCGATGACCTGCCGGATGCCCTCGATGTCGCAGAGGTAGCCCGTGCGCGAGTCGACGAGGCTCACGGCGACCGCGGCCACGTTCGATTCGAGCTGCTCGCGGATCTGCCCGGGCGTGACCTTGCCGTGGTCGGTCTCGAGCCACACCGGCTGCACCGTGTGCAGGGCCTCCTGCGCGCGCACGGCGGCGATGGGCAGGCTGGGGAACTCGAAGGCCGAGAGGAGCACGCCGCCGGTGAGCCCGAACATCGCGTGCATGAGGCCCTGGGTGGTGTTGGGCTGCGCCACGATCTGGTCGGCGGGGATTCCGGTGACGGCCGCGGCCGCCGTGCGCAGCCGCACATCCTGCTCGAGCAGGTTGTCGAGGCTGCCGTGCCGTGCCCGCTGCAGCACTTGGGTGGACCCGAGCACCTCCTCGGCGACGACGGTCGAGAGGGGTCCGACGCGCGCGTAGTCGAGGTAGCCCGGCTCTTCGGTGAACCCGGCGGTGAATTCGTCGATGGTCACGTGAGGTGCCCCCTTCTCCGAGGCTCATTCTGGCAGAGCGCGGCCCGCGTGAGCACGGGACCGATCAGATCAGCCACCGAAGCGGCGATGGCGCTTGGCGTAGTCGCGGAGCGCGCGGAGGAAGTCGACCTTCCGCAGGTCGGGCCCGAGCGCCTCGACGAAGTAGAACTCACTGTGGGCGGCCTGCCACAGCATGAAGTCGCTGAGCCGCTGCTCGCCGGAGGTGCGGATCACGAGGTCGGGGTCGGGCTGGCCGCCGGTGTAGAGGTGCTCGCCGATGAGGTCGGGCGTGAGGCGCTCGGCGAGGTCTTCGAGGCTGCGGCCCTCTGCGTGATGCGACGCCACGATCGAGCGCATCGCGTCGGTGATCTCCTTGCGGCCGCCGTACCCGACCGCGAGGTTCACGTGCAGGCCACGCTTGTCGGCGGTGCGCTGCTCGGCAGCGTCGAGGGCGGCGACGAGCGGCGCCGGCAGCCCGGCATCCGACCCCACGTGCTGCACCTTCCAATCGCGGTAGTGCGAGAGCTCCTCGGCGAGCTCGGCGATGATCTCGATGAGATCGGCGAGCTCGGCGCTCGGGCGATTGCCCAGGTTGTCGCTGGAGAGCAGGTAGAGCGTGACCGTGCTGATGCCGAGGTCGTCGCACCACTCGAGGAACTCGCGCATCTTCGCCGCCCCGGCACGGTGGCCGTGGGCTGCCGACTCGTAGCCCAGTTGCCTCGCCCAGCGCCGGTTGCCGTCGATGATCATCGCGACGTGGCGGGGCAGTGCCGCGGGGTCGAGGGCGCGCCGCAGCCGGTTCTGGTAGAGGCGGTAGAGGATGCCGCGACCGAGGGGCTGATCGCTCGTCTGCACGGCACTACGCTACCGCTCCGCGGGGGCGGATACTCACAGCGGACCGTGATCGGCAAGGCCCTACGCTGTCCCCATGACTGCCAAGCGCCGCCAGGAGCACGACGATATCGCCGAGCGGCTCTCGCGCCCGATCGCACCCGATGACACGGCGGATGCCTCGATCTCACGCGCCCAGCACGGCTCCGACCTGCCCAACATCCCGCTGCTCGACGACGCGCTGAGCACCACCGCCGAGCCGAAGCCGACGTGGCGAGGCTGGATTCACGCCGTCACCTTCCCGCTGACGATCGTCGCGGGAATCGTGCTCATCGTGCTCGCGAACGGTGCGCCGGCGAAGTGGGCGTCCGCGGTGTTCGTGATCACGTCGATGCTGCTGTTCGGCAACTCGGCGCTCTACCACCGCTTCGACTGGGACCCGACGACGAGGGTCGTCCTGAAGCGCATCGACCACGCGAACATCTTCCTGCTCATCGCGGGCACCTACACCCCGCTCGCGATCCTCGCGCTGCCGCCCGACCAGGGGTGGCTGCTGCTCGGCGTCGTGTGGGGCGGCGCCCTGCTCGGCATCGGCTTCCGCGTGTTCTGGATCCACGCGCCCCGCTGGCTGTACGTGCCGCTCTACCTGCTCCTCGGCTGGGCCGCCGTCATGTACCTCGGCGACCTGCTGGCGGTCAACGCCGCCATGATGGTGCTCGTGATCGTGGGCGGCCTGCTGTATACGGCCGGCGCGATCGTCTATGCGCTGAAGCGGCCGAACCCGTGGCCGGGCGTCTTCGGCTTCCACGAGATCTTCCACGCGTGCACCGTGCTCGCGTTCGTGTGCCACTGGATCGCGACACTGCTCATCGCCCTCGAACCGGCGTACCACACCGGCTGACGACGGTCAGCGACCGGATGCCCCGTCGGGGCGTTCGTCGTCGCGCGGCTCGCCGTCCGCGGCATCCGTCGCCTGCCCGTCGGCCTCGCCGAGCTCGGCATCGCGCGCTTCGGCATCGAGCTGCTCGCGCACCTGTGCGCGATAGTTGGTGCGCCGGATGCGCCGCACCATGTCGAGGATGAGCAGGACCACCACGACCATCAGGAGGAACGTGACGACGAACCCCCAGATGCCCGGCGTGACGGAGTTCGGGTCGAACTCCTCTTCGCCCGCGAGGACGGCGGCGGCGGGCACGACGAGCATCGGTTTCCCTTCAGGGGGCGGGCCATTCACGGTCGGATAGGCTGGATTCAAGCCTAGACGATCGACGTCGGAAGGAGCCGTGCGGTGGCCGAGCCAGAGACCGACGCGCTCGCCGCGCGCTACGGCCGCACCCGCACCCGTCGCACGCGCGACCGGTTCCTTCTCGTCGCCGGAGCCGTCGCGTTCGCGGTCGTGCTCGTCGCATGGGTCGTCTGGGCGGGACTCGACGGGCAGAAGCCCTCGGTCGAGGTCACCGACACCGGCCATCAGGTCATGAACGACGAGCGCGCGGTCGAGGTCAGCTGGAACCTCTCGGTGCCGCCCGGAAACGACACCGCCTGCATCGTGCAGGCCCTCAACGAGGACTTCACGGTCGTGGGCTGGAAGGTCATCGAGGTCCCGGCTTCGACGGAGCACATCCGCAGCCTCACCGAGACCGTCCGGGTCGCCCAAACGGCCAACACCGGTTTGATTTCCCGCTGCTGGCTCACCTAACATAGGGCATTCGCCCCGGCAGACGACGGGGCGAAACGTCTATCCACGGAGTGTGCATCATGGCGCAGGACGCCACCGTCACCTGGCTCACCCAGGAGGCCTACGACCGCCTCGCGGCGGAACTCGAGCACCTCTCCACCCGCGGCCGTGAAGAGATCGCCAAGCGAATCGAGTCCGCGCGCGAAGAGGGCGACCTCAAGGAGAACGGCGGCTACCACGCCGCCAAAGACGAGCAGGGCAAGCAGGAGGCCCGCATCCGTCAGCTGAAAGAGCTCCTCCGCAACGCCGAGGTCGGCGACGCACCCAAGTCCACCGGCATCGTCGAGGCCGGCACCGTCATCACCGCGATCATCGCGGGCGACGAAGAGACGTTCCTCATCGGCAGCCGCGAGATCGCCGGCGACTCGGAACTCGACGTGTTCAGTGAGCAGAGCCCGCTCGGCACCGCGATCCTCGGCCTGAAGATCGGCGAGAAGACGAGCTACGAGACTCCCAACGGCCGCGAGATCTCCGTCGAGATCACGGGCGTCGAGACCTGGGGCGGCCAGTAGTCGTACCGCTCACGACGACGGCCCCTTCGCGCAGGCGACGGGGCCGTTCGTCATTCGAGGGCGCGTTCACGGATGCCTCGCGGCAACGCCCCGCTACTCGTCGTGCACGACGGGCTCGTAGCCCGCGCGCCGGAGCACTTCGACGACCTCGGTGCGATGCTCGGGGCCGCGGGTCTCGACCGAGAGCTGCAGTTCGACCTCGGAGATCTGCAGGCCCGAGCCGTGGCGCGTGTGGAGCACCTCGATGACGTTCGCGTTCGCCTCGGCGAGGAGCTCGGCGATGCGGGCGAGCTGCCCGGGTCGGTCGGGCAGCCCGATGCGCAGGGTCAGGTAGCGACCGGATGCCGAGAGCCCGTGTGCGATGACCCGTTGCATGAGCAGCGGGTCGATGTTGCCTCCCGAGAGCAGCGCGACGACCGGCCCGTCGCTGCGCACGGCGCCGGTCATGAGTGCGGCGACCGATACGGCCCCCGCCGGCTCGACGACGAGCTTCGCGCGCTCGAGCAGCACGAGCAGGGCGCGGGCGATGTCGTCTTCGGAGACGGTGACGACCTCGTCGACCGTCTCGCGGATGATCTCGAAGTTGAGCTCCCCGGGACGGTAGACGGCGATGCCGTCGGCGATGGTCGGCACGATCGGGACGTGCTGCGGCGCACCGGCCGCGAGTGAGGCGACGTAGGGCGCCGCGTTCTCGGCCTGCACGCCGATGACGCGGATGCTCCGGCCGAGCTCGGCGGCCCGCTGCTTCACGGCGCTCGCGATGCCGGCGGCCAGCCCGCCGCCGCCGATGGGCACGACGATGGTCGTGGCATCCGGAGCCTGCTCGAGGATCTCGAGGCCGAGCGTGCCCTGCCCCGCGATGACGTCGTGGTGGTCGAACGGCGGGATGAGCACGGCACCGGATGCCGCGGCGAACGCGGCCGCCGCCTCGAGCGTCTCGCCCATCGAGTCGCCGCGAAGCACGACCTCGGCGCCGTAGGCCTTGGTGGCCTCGAGCTTCGGCAGCGCGACGCCCACGGGCATGAAGATCGTCGCGCCGATGCCGAGCTCGCGAGCGGCGAACGCGACGCCCTGCGCGTGGTTGCCCGCGGACGCCGCGACGACGCCCCTCGCGCGCTCGTCGGCGCTCAGCGCGGACATGCGGTTGAACGCGCCGCGGAGCTTGTACGAGCCCGTGCGCTGCAGGTTCTCGCACTTGAGGTACACGGGCACGCCGAGCTCCCTCGCGAGGAATCGCGAGGATTCCATCGGCGTCTGCCGGGCGACCGTGCCGACGACGACGCGCGCGGCAGTGAACTCGGCAAGGCTCGGGCCTGCGATCGTCGCGCTCAACTCGTTCATTCTCCTCGTTGGTACCCGGGTCGCTGCGGCACGGTGCGCCAGAGCGGTGCGCGTGCGGCGATGGCCGGCGGCGGGGTCTCGTCTTTCCAGGCGCCGCTCGACACGTAGGCGATCATCACGTTGAGCACCGCGGCGACTGGCACGGCGAAGAGCGCTCCGGGGATGCCGGCCAGCAGCGAGCCGGTCGCGACGGCGACGACCACGCCGAGCGGATGCACCTTCACGGCGGTGCCCATGATGAGCGGTTGGAGCACGTGGCCCTCGACCTGCTGCACGAGCAGCACGATGCCGAGCATGATCAGCGCGATGACGGGCCCGTTGTAGACGAGCGCCACGAACACGGCGAGCGCGCCGGTGGCGACCGCACCGACGATGGGGATGAAGGAGCCGAGGAAGACGAGGATGGCGATCGGCACCGCGAGCGGCACGCCGAGGAAGAATGCGCCGAGCCCGATGCCGATGGCATCGATCGTCGCGACGAGGATCTGCACCTTCACGAAGTTCTGGAGCGTCGCCCAGCCGGCGACGCCGGCACCGTCGACCGCCGCGCGCGCACGACGGGGGAAGATGCCGACGATCCAGTTCCAGATGCCCCGACCGTCGATGAGGATGAAGAGCGTCGCGAAGAGGGCGAGCAGCATGCCCGCGAGGAAATGGCCGAGCGTCGAACCGAGCGAGAGCGCACCGGTCAGCAGCGCGCTGCCGTCTTCCTGCGCCGAGTTCACCACCTGGTCGACGAAGTCGTTCAGCTGCTGCTCGGTGATGTGGAACGGGCCCTCGAGCAGCCACTCCCGGAAGTCGTCCCACGCGACGAGCGACTGGGCGGCGAGCTCGTCGGAACCGCGGACGATCTGTGTGATGCCGAGGGTGAGCAGGCCGCCGACCGCGGCGAGCGCCGAGAGCATCGCGACGGTGACGGCCAGCCATTTCGGCCAGCGATGGCGTTGCAGGAAGCCGACGAACGGCACCAGCAGCGCGCCGATGAGCACGGCGACGAAGATCGGGATGACGATGAGCCGCAGCTGGATGATGAGGAACACGATGACGGCGAGCACGCCACCCACGAGCAGGAGTCGCCACGACCATGCTGCCGCGAGCCGCATGCCGAACGGGACGCTCGCCGTGACCTCGCGCTCGGCTTCGGCTGACCCGCCGACTGGCGGCTCGGCCGGCTGTGCCGGTTGCGCGGGCTCACCGGCCCGCTGCCGCGGCATCCTGCCCCGGTCTCTGGCCCGCCCCTTCGAGTCCGTCATCGCTCCAGTCTAGGCGGGACATATTGCCGCCAGGGCATGGGTTGACCGATGTCACCGGGGCCGCCCGGCCCGCATGTCGGTCGCTCCCGCTACCCTCGGAGACACCATGGTCGATGTCGTCAGTCCCGCCCTCGCTCGCCGCATCGCGCTCGCCGCGCAGGGGTTCGGTCGCCCGGTTTCCGAGACGGCGAGCACCCGTGCCGTCGGCGGGGTCGTCGATCGCCTCGGGTTGCTGCAGATCGACTCCGTCAACGTCTTCGAGCGCAGCCACTACCTCCCGGCCTTCAGCCGCGTCGGCGTCTACGACCGCGCCGCACTCGATCGCATCACGAGCGGCCGCCGCGGCCGCATGGTCGAGTACTGGGCGCACCAGGCCGCCTTCATCCCGCGCGAGCTGTGGCCGCTGTTCGAGTTCCGGCGCGAGGAGTTCCGACGCTCGGGCAGCGATTGGGGCGGCTGGGTCGCTGAGAACCGGCCGCTCGCCGACTGGCTGCGCGCCGAGCTCGCGGCCAACGGGCCGATGCGGGCCAGCGAGATCGAGCACGACGCCAATGAGCGTCGTGGTCCGTGGTGGGGCTGGTCCGACGTGAAGCGCACGCTCGAGATGATGTTCCGCACCGGCGACGTCGTGTGCGTCGAGCGTCGCCGGTTCGAGCGCGTCTACGCGCTGCCCGAGCAGGCGCTCGCGCCCGAGCTGCTCGGCCCGCCGCCGGCGGAGGCCGATGCCGTGCGTCAGCTCGTCGAGCTCGCGGCATCCGCGCAGGGCATCGCCACCGAGGCCGATCTCGCCGACTACTGGCGCATGAAGCGGGTGCCGGTGCGCGCCGCCATCGCCGAGCTCGAGGAGGCCGGCGTGCTCGTGCCCGTCGAGGTTCCCGGGTGGGCCACCGGCAGCCGCGCCACCCCCGCGTGGCTGCACCGCGACGCGAGGCGACCAAGGCGCATCGAGGCGGCCGCCGTGCTCTCGCCGTTCGACCCCGTCGTGTGGTTCCGCCCGCGCACCGAGCGCATGTTCGACTTCCACTACCGCATCGAGATCTACACGCCCGAGCCCGACCGCAAGTTCGGGTACTACTCCCTGCCCGTGCTCATCGACGACCGCGTCGTGGGCCGGGTCGACCTCAAGAGCGATCGCAAGGCGGGCGTGCTACGCGTGCAGTCGGCGTGGGCCGAGGTCGGCGCTCCGGCCGACACCGCGGCACGTCTCGTGCCCGTGCTGCGTCGCGCTGCGACTTGGCAGGGGCTCGACGACATCACGGTCATCGGGCGCGGCGATCTCTCCCCCGCCCTCGAAGCGGAGCTGCGCGCAGCGGCGTGACGCGGCGTCGCCGCGTGAGTCGGCGAGGGTACGGCGCAACCGCTAGAACGCCCCGCCGATCTGCTCGAGGCGCTTGACCCGCTCGGCGATCGGCGGGTGCGTCGCGAACAGCCGGTCGATGACCCCGGGCCTCAGCGGATCGGCGATCCAGAGGTGCGCCATCGACGAGTTCTGCCGTTTCATGGGCCGGCCGTAGGCCTCGAGCTTCAGGAGCGCTCGGGCGAGGGCGTCGGGATGCCGCGTGGTCATGGCCCCCGTGGCATCCGCGAGGTATTCACGCTGCCGGGAGACCGCGAGCTGCACGAGGCTCGCCACGAGCGGCGCGACGAGCATCGCGACGAGGCCGAAGACCATCACGATCGGATTGCCGTTGTTGTTGCCGCGGCCGAAGAACGCCATGCGCACGAGCATGTCGGAGATGAAGCCGACGGCGACGACGAGGCCGAACACGATCATCGACAGGCGGATGTCGTAGTTGCGCACATGGCCGAGTTCGTGGGCCATGACGCCCTCGAGCTCGGCGTCGTCCATGATCTCGAGCAGCCCGGTGGTCGCCGCGACGACCGCGTGCTCAGGGTCACGGCCGGTCGCGAAGGCGTTCGGTGCGGGGTCGGAGATGACGTACACCTTCGGCATCGGCGTGCCGGTGGTGATCGAGAGGTTCTCGACGGTGCGCCAGAGCCGGGGATGGTCGGCCTTGCTGCGCAGCTCAATCGCGCCCGACATCGAGAGCGCCTGCCGGTCGGCCGTGAAGTACTGGATGAGCGCGTAGCCGGTCGCCACGACGAGCGTCACCACGACGATCGTGACGTTGTCGTAGATCGCTGCCGCCAGCCATCCCAGCCCGCCGATGATGGCGAGGAAGAACAGGATGATGAAGACGGTGTTGCGCTTGTTCTTGGCGATCGCTCGGTACAACGCCGGGCCTTAGAACTGCACGCGCGGAGGCTCTGCGATGGCCGCAGGCTCCGTGACCTCGAAGAAGTCGCGCTCGTTGAAGCCGAGTCCGCGTACGAAGAGCGTGTTCGGGAACACCTTGATCTTCGTGTTGAGCTCGCGCACGCCGCCGTTGTAGAACCGGCGCGAGGCCTGGATCTTGTCTTCGGTGTCGACGAGCTCCGACTGCAGCTGCAGGAAGTTCTGGCTGGCCTGGAGCTGCGGGTACGCCTCGGCGACCGCGAAGATCGACTTCAGCGCCTGCTGCATGTGGTTCTCGGCGGCACCGGCCTCGACGGGGCCCTGCGCCTGCAGGGTCTCGGCGCGCGCACGCGTGACCGATTCGAAGACCGACCGCTCATGCGCGGCATAGCCCTTGACCGCCTCGATGAGGTTCGGGATGAGGTCGGCTCGCCGCTTCAGCTGCACCGTGATGTCGCTCCACGCCTCGTCGACGCGGACGTTCAGGGTGACGAGCGAGTTGTACGTGGCCCAGAGATAGATGCCGACGATCACCACGAGCGCGACGACGATGATGACGGGGATGAGCCATTCCATGGCACGGACTCCTCAGCGCTGTTCTGTGATGATCGACGGGCGATCTGACGATCTGATGCAGCATCCATCCTACCGACGGGCACCGCGCGGCCCCGGGCGTTCCCATGAGACTCGGAGGAACCCCGGGGCGGTCTTCGGGCGTAGGCTCGGCCTGTGGCGGATCGTTCCGAACCCCGACGGCGTGGCCGGCCGCGCGGCGCGAAGTCGGGCGACACGAAGGCGCGCATCCTCGATGCTGCGACGGCCGAGTTCAGCGAACATGGATACGAAGCCACCTCCATGCGCGCGATCGCGCGGCGAGCCGGCGTCGACCCGTCGCTCGTGCACCACTACTTCGACGACAAGCAGGGGCTCGTCGCCGAGGTCGTGTCGGTGCCGCTGCGCCCCGACCGCGTCGTGCAAGAGGCCCTCGAAGCGCCGATCGACGAGCTCGGCGAGCGGCTCGTGCGTGCGGTGCTCGGCGCCTGGGACTCCGGTCCGGTGCGGCCGGCGGCCATCGCCGCCCTGCGGTCGGCGGTCGGGCAGGGCCCGGTCGCGCGGATGCTCCGCGAGTTCCTTCGTCGCGAGATCATGCACCGCATCGCCTCGGCGCTCGGCCCCGCCGAGGACGCGGAGCTCCGGGCGGAACTCGCGGCATCCCAGCTCGTGGGGGTGATCATGGTGCGCTACGTCCTCGCATTCGAGCCGGTCGCCTCGATCGACGTCGAGGAGCTCGTGCGGCGGGTCGGGCCGGCGGTGCAGTGGCACCTCACCGGGCGTCCGGGAACGCTTGACACGGTCGCCTCGCAGGCGAACAATTCAACGCATGATGAATAAGTCGGATGCCGCGTCGGGCGCCGCATCAGGCGCCGCGGTCATCGTCGAGCAGCTGCACGTCAAGCGCGGCCGCGTCCCGGTGCTCGACGACCTCTCCCTCGCGGTCCCGCGAGGTCGCATCGTGGGCCTGCTCGGCCCGAGCGGCAGCGGCAAGACCACGCTCATGCGCGCCATCGTGGGCGTGCAGGTCGTGCAGTCGGGCACGATCGAGGTGCTCGGCGTCCCGGCCGGCACCCGCGCGCTCCGAAAGCGGGTCGGCTACGTCACGCAGCAGGCGAGCGTCTACGACGATCTCACCGTGCGCCAGAACCTCGCCTACTTCCGGCGAATCCTCGGCGCACCGGCATCCGACGTCGATCGCGTGATCGAGCGCACCGACCTCGGCTCCGTCGCCGCGCGGCTCGCCGGTTCGTTGTCGGGCGGGCAGCGCAGTCGGGTGTCGCTCGCGGCCGCCCTTCTCGGAACGCCCGAGGTGCTCGTGCTCGACGAGCCCACCGTCGGGCTCGACCCCGTGCTCCGCGTCGAGCTCTGGGGCCTCTTCCGCTCGCTCGCCGACGACGGCACCACGCTGCTCGTCTCGAGCCACGTCATGGACGAGGCGAAGCGCTGCGACCGGCTCCTGCTCATGCGCGACGGCGCGCTGCTCGCCGACGACACCGTGCGCGGCGTGCTCGAGGTCACCGGCACCGACGACGTCGAGCAGGCCTTCCTCCGGCTCATCGAACGCGGCGAGCCCGACCTGCGGCCGAGACTCGAGACGGAGGCGCCGCGATGACGCCCGGTCGCACCCTCGCCACCGCGGGCCGCGTGCTCACGCAGATCCGCCACGACCCGCGCACGGTCGCACTCCTGCTCGTCGTGCCGAGCCTGCTCATCGGCCTCATCGCGTGGATGTTCACCGACACCGACGTCTTCGCGAGCATCGGCCCCGCCATGCTGGCGCTCTTCCCCTTCATCGTGATGTTCCTCGTCACGAGCGTCGCGACCCTCCGCGAGCGCCGCCGCGGCACGCTCGAGCGGCTGCTCTCGATGCCCGTCGGCAAAGGTGACTTCATCCTCGGCTACGCCCTCGCGTTCGGACTGCTCGCGATCTTCCAGACCGCGATCGCCGTCTCGTTCGCCGTCTGGGTGTGCGGGCTCGAGATCGAGGGATCGATCTGGTTGCTCTTCGCCATCGCCGTCGCCGACGCCCTGCTCGGCACGTCGCTCGGCCTGCTCGCGAGCGCATTCGCCCGCACCGAGTTCCAGGTGGTGC harbors:
- a CDS encoding winged helix-turn-helix domain-containing protein; translated protein: MVDVVSPALARRIALAAQGFGRPVSETASTRAVGGVVDRLGLLQIDSVNVFERSHYLPAFSRVGVYDRAALDRITSGRRGRMVEYWAHQAAFIPRELWPLFEFRREEFRRSGSDWGGWVAENRPLADWLRAELAANGPMRASEIEHDANERRGPWWGWSDVKRTLEMMFRTGDVVCVERRRFERVYALPEQALAPELLGPPPAEADAVRQLVELAASAQGIATEADLADYWRMKRVPVRAAIAELEEAGVLVPVEVPGWATGSRATPAWLHRDARRPRRIEAAAVLSPFDPVVWFRPRTERMFDFHYRIEIYTPEPDRKFGYYSLPVLIDDRVVGRVDLKSDRKAGVLRVQSAWAEVGAPADTAARLVPVLRRAATWQGLDDITVIGRGDLSPALEAELRAAA
- a CDS encoding LemA family protein, whose translation is MEWLIPVIIVVALVVIVGIYLWATYNSLVTLNVRVDEAWSDITVQLKRRADLIPNLIEAVKGYAAHERSVFESVTRARAETLQAQGPVEAGAAENHMQQALKSIFAVAEAYPQLQASQNFLQLQSELVDTEDKIQASRRFYNGGVRELNTKIKVFPNTLFVRGLGFNERDFFEVTEPAAIAEPPRVQF
- a CDS encoding ABC transporter permease, with product MTPGRTLATAGRVLTQIRHDPRTVALLLVVPSLLIGLIAWMFTDTDVFASIGPAMLALFPFIVMFLVTSVATLRERRRGTLERLLSMPVGKGDFILGYALAFGLLAIFQTAIAVSFAVWVCGLEIEGSIWLLFAIAVADALLGTSLGLLASAFARTEFQVVQFLPIFVFPQILLGGIFIPRDQLPEGLEAISDWLPLTYAIDALQAVADDNESLEWILANLLVLGAWIAGCIIVGSITLRRRTG
- a CDS encoding ABC transporter ATP-binding protein, with product MMNKSDAASGAASGAAVIVEQLHVKRGRVPVLDDLSLAVPRGRIVGLLGPSGSGKTTLMRAIVGVQVVQSGTIEVLGVPAGTRALRKRVGYVTQQASVYDDLTVRQNLAYFRRILGAPASDVDRVIERTDLGSVAARLAGSLSGGQRSRVSLAAALLGTPEVLVLDEPTVGLDPVLRVELWGLFRSLADDGTTLLVSSHVMDEAKRCDRLLLMRDGALLADDTVRGVLEVTGTDDVEQAFLRLIERGEPDLRPRLETEAPR
- a CDS encoding TetR/AcrR family transcriptional regulator; translated protein: MADRSEPRRRGRPRGAKSGDTKARILDAATAEFSEHGYEATSMRAIARRAGVDPSLVHHYFDDKQGLVAEVVSVPLRPDRVVQEALEAPIDELGERLVRAVLGAWDSGPVRPAAIAALRSAVGQGPVARMLREFLRREIMHRIASALGPAEDAELRAELAASQLVGVIMVRYVLAFEPVASIDVEELVRRVGPAVQWHLTGRPGTLDTVASQANNSTHDE
- a CDS encoding M48 family metalloprotease, with amino-acid sequence MYRAIAKNKRNTVFIILFFLAIIGGLGWLAAAIYDNVTIVVVTLVVATGYALIQYFTADRQALSMSGAIELRSKADHPRLWRTVENLSITTGTPMPKVYVISDPAPNAFATGRDPEHAVVAATTGLLEIMDDAELEGVMAHELGHVRNYDIRLSMIVFGLVVAVGFISDMLVRMAFFGRGNNNGNPIVMVFGLVAMLVAPLVASLVQLAVSRQREYLADATGAMTTRHPDALARALLKLEAYGRPMKRQNSSMAHLWIADPLRPGVIDRLFATHPPIAERVKRLEQIGGAF